CACCCCGTGCCCCGCCCCCGCGGGCGGCTGGACCGGGCCGGACCCCGCCCGGGCGAGCGACGACGCGCTCGGCAGCGCCGGGGCCCTGGCCCCCGGGGTGCCCGGCTACACGCTGCTCTGGATCGACGAGCAGGCGCCGGGGCACCGCGTCCTGAACGTTTCGACCGCCGGTGACCTGGCCGCGATGGAGAGCGCGGTCCGCCAGGTGTGGGGCGGCGCCCTGTGCGTGAGCCCGGCCCAACGCTCGGAGGCGGACCTCGCCCGGGTGCGGGAGGAGGTCGAGGCGTCCGTGGCGCCGCTGGTGCTCGACGTGCAGCTCGACGCGAAGGCCGGCCGGGTCACCGCCACGGCCCTGCTGGCGCGGGAGTCCGACCAGCAGCGCCTGGACGAACGGTACGGCCCGGGTGTCGTCCGGCTCAGCAGCGTCCTGCGGGTGCCCTCGACCTGACCCGGGCCCGGCCCGTCAAGCCCCACCGCCGCCGACCGGGTGGTCCTGGCCGGACGCGCTCCAGCAGGTGCCGGGGAGGGCCGATGTCCCGGTGACGGCCGCCGAGGGGGCGACCGTGCCGATCCCCCGGGAGTTGCCTGATGTCCCACGAAGCAGACACCGTCGCCGAGCGCCCGACCGGCGCGCAGACCGTGGCGCCCGTCCAGGCCTCCGCCCTCCTGTTCGCCGCGTCGATCCTGGGCGAGGGCAGCTACACCCCCGAGCAGGAGCTCAAGGGGACGTTGAACGCCGCCGGCCGCGTCGAGGCGCACACCCCTGCGCCCGTCGAGCCCGTGGTCGAGCAGGTCGTCGAGCCCGTGGTCGAGCAGGTCGTCGCGCCGGTCCCCGCGCCGCAGCCCGTCGCCCAGCCCGCGCCGACCCCCGCGCCCGCTGCCGCTCCGGCTCCCGTCGAGCGCAAGGGCTTCTTCGCCCGCCTCATCGACAAGCTCCTCGGCCGGGGCTGAGGTCAGGCGAGCGCGAAGTCCGCGAGCGCGCTGCGCGGCACCTCCTCGGCGGGGAGCAGCACGGCGCGCTCGCGCCCACCACGGGTGGAGAAGCGGCCCTGCAGGACGAGACGGTCGCGGACCGTCGGGCGCGCTCTGCGGTGCAGCCCACGGGGATCGGTGAAGACGACGGTCCCCGTCCGTCCCTGCACGGTGGTCGTGCAGCCGGGGCCGAAGGCACGTTCGACGTCGCGGTCGGCGAGGTGGTCTCCGGTGCGGTCGCCCCGGCGCCGGCGGCGGTGCGACGTCCGCACGTAGCTGAGGGGTCCGACGCCGTCGTGGACCTCCGTCAGGTGCAGGTGGACGTCGAGGCCGTGCGCGCCCGCGTCCCGCGTCCAGCCCCCTTCGGCGGTGGCGGGGGCGCTGGCCAGGGTCAGCACGCCGTTCATGTCCCAGATGCGGACCTGCCGGCGGCAGTGCGCGGCGGCCACGCCGCTGATGAGCGGGTGGCGCAGGAAGCGCGCGTAGGGGTCCTCGGGGTCCACGGGCGGACGGCTCCCGAGCAGGTCGACGTCGCGCGGGACCGCACGACGGCTGCCGGGGTCGGCGACGAGCCGGCGGCGCCGGTGGACGATGTCGGCGCTCTGGTCGGCGATGAGGTCGTCGGTGCGGGACAGGACCTCGGCGAGGAGCTCGTCGGCCTCCGTTCCCGCCCCCGTGCCCAGCAGCGCCGCCAGGTCCGTCGAGGCGATGCCGTCGCGGCGCAGGTCGTCCAGGACCCGTCGGGCCTCCGGCGTCAGGTGCGCGCTTCGTCGCGGTCCGCGGAGCAGACGCACGGCCGGACTCCTCTCGTCGGGTCTGGGCACCGTAGCGGCGTCGTTCCGTAGATCGCCAGTGACGCGCGGTGAGATGGGGGACGTCGGCGCGCGCGGGGCGCCGCGCTGGGATACATCGGAGGGCGTGGCTGAGGAGACCCGCGGAACAGTGCTCGTGGCGTTGCTGGCGAACGTCGGCGTCGGCGTCGCCAAGGGCGTCGGCGGGGTGGTGACGGGGTCGAGCGCGCTGCTGGCCGAGGCCGCCCACTCGGTGGCCGACACCCTCAACGAGGCCTTCCTGCTGCTCTCCCTCAGCCGCGCCGACCGCCCCGCCGACCGGACCCACCCCTTCGGCTACGGCAAGGAACGGTTCTTCTGGTCGCTGCTCGCCGCGGTCGGGATCTTCATCTCGGGGGCGGTGTTCTCGATCGCCGAGGGCGTGCACTCCCTCACCAGCGAGGCCGAGGAGACGTCGACGGAGCACTTCGTCGTCATCTACGCGATCCTCGGCGTCTCGATCCTGCTGGAGGGCGGGTCCCTGCTGAAGGCGCTGCGGCAGGTCGTGCGCGAGGCCGCGTCGGCCCGACGCCGGCTGCTCACCTACGTCGTCCGCAGCCCCGACCCGACCGTCAAGACCGTGGCCAGCGAGGACAGCATCGCCGTCCTGGGGGTCCTCGTGGCGCTCGCGGGCACGATCGCCCACCAGGTGACGGGGTCGAACGTCTGGGACGCGCTGAGCTCCATCGTCATCGGCGCGCTGCTGGCCGTCGTCGCGGTCCTGCTCGGCCGGGACACCAAGGAACTGCTCATCGGCGAGGCGGCCGACCCGGCCGTGCGGGTCGAGGCCGTCCGCGTCCTGACGGCCGAGGACGCCGTGGTGCGCGTCCAGGAGGTGCTGACCATGCAGCTCGGCCCGAAGAACGTCCTCGTGGCGGGGCGTGTGCAGTTCGCCGAGGAGCTGACCGCTCGCGAGGTCGAGGTCGTCTGCACGCGGGCCGAGGAGGAGATGCGTCGCCGGGTGCCCTCGATCACGCAGGTGTTCCTCGACCCCAGCGCGGTCTCGGCCTCGGCCGACGCGGCGGCCCGGGAACGGCTCGCCGACACCGAGCGCGAGGCCGCCGGGCTGCTCGACCCCGGCGCCGCGGCCTCGCTGCCCCAGCCCCGGACCCGCACGGGACGCGGTCTGCGCGCCGGTCCGCTGGGCTGACGTTCAGTCCCCCAGGACCTGCTCGGCGAGGTCGTCCAGCCCGCGGGCGGTGAGGCTCGGTGGGGTCGCGTGGCGGGGGTAGGAACCCGTCCCCGCGCGGTCCAGGTACGCGGTGCGCATCCCCGCACCGGCCGCCCCGTCGAGGTCCCACGGGTGGACGGCGACGAACAGCACCTCCTCCGGGGCGAGCGAGCACACGTCGAGGGCGTGCCCGTAGGCGGCGGCGTGGGGTTTCCACGGCCCGACCGTCTCGACGGACAGGACGTGGACGACGTCCTCGCGGACCCCGGCTCGTTCCAGCAACTCCTCGCACGTCGCGAGACCGCCGTTCGTCAGGGCGACCGTGACGACGCCGTCCGCGCGGAACCGGCGCAGGCCGGCCGCGACGTCGGGGTGCAGGACGACCTCGTCGAACGCGCCGAGCACGTGCGCGACCGCGTCCTCGAGGGGGCGGTCGAGGTCCTCGGCGGCGAGTTCGGTGCGCAGGACGTCCGCGGCGACGTCGGCGAAGGCGAGGGGTTCCTCGCGCACCGTCCGGGCGAAACCGTCGCGCAGGACGGCGGGCAGGAACCGGGCCGCCACGGCCGGTCCCGCGCCGACGGACGCCAGTCGGGCGGCGACGGCGCCGAGGTCGGACAGGGTCTCGTTGACGTCGAGGACGACGGCGGACGGACGGGGGAGTTCGGCGGGGAGTTCCGAGGGGGACACGTCCGACCGTAGGCGGCCGCGAGGTTCCCCGCGACCGGGACCTAGCCGGACACGACCGGGGCGGTACCGCGCAGCAGCGCCGGCACCTCCTCGGCGGGCAACGGGTGCGAGTGGTGGAAACCCTGGGCGAGGTCGCACCCGGCGGCCGCGACGGCGGCGGCCAGCGCGGGCGTCTCGACGCCCTCGGCGACGACGCGCAACGACAACCCGTGCGCGATGTCGACGATGGAGCGGACGAGGACCGTGTCGGCGTTGCGGGCCAACGGGTCGTCCCCGGCCAGACCGTGCACGAGTTCGGGGTCGAGCTTGAGTTCGTCGACCGGCAGGGTCCGCAGCGCGGACAGGGACGCCAGCCCCGTGCCGAAGTCGTCGACGGAGATGCTCACCCCGGACTGGCGCAACCGCACGAGGACCTCGGCGACCGTCCGGTCCTCGTGCAGGGCACCGCCCTCGGTGATCTCCAGCCGCAGGCAGTGCGACCCCAGACCCGCCGCGGCCAGCGCGTCGAGCACGGTCGTCACGAACTGGGGCCGCAGGCAGCGGGCGGGCACGTTGACCGACACCTGGACCTGCAGGTCCTCCTCGCGCCAGGCCGCGACCTGGTGCAGCGCGCGGGCCAGCACGAACGCCGTCAGGGGTTCGGCCAGCGCGGTCTCGGCCGCGGCCGGGACGAACGCGGCGGGCGGGAGCAGCCCGCGGGTGGGGTGCCGCCAGCGCACGAGGGCCTCGACGGTCCGGACGGACCCCGAGGAGATCTCCACGACGGGCAGGTAGTGCAGGTGCAACTGCTCGTCCTCGCCCACCTCCAGCGCGGCACGCAGTTCGGCCAGGGTGCTCAGGCGCTGGGAGGAGTTCTCGTCGTCGCCCGGGTCGTAGACGGCGACGCCGGTGCGCCGGGTCTTGGCCGAGTACATCGCGATGTCGGCCTGCCGCAGCAGCAGTTCGATCTCGTCGGTGACGTCCCCGGGGCCGTCGTCCAGGGGGTCCCGCAACGTCGCGGCGTGGTGGCGTCCGGTG
The sequence above is a segment of the Kineococcus endophyticus genome. Coding sequences within it:
- a CDS encoding cation diffusion facilitator family transporter — encoded protein: MAEETRGTVLVALLANVGVGVAKGVGGVVTGSSALLAEAAHSVADTLNEAFLLLSLSRADRPADRTHPFGYGKERFFWSLLAAVGIFISGAVFSIAEGVHSLTSEAEETSTEHFVVIYAILGVSILLEGGSLLKALRQVVREAASARRRLLTYVVRSPDPTVKTVASEDSIAVLGVLVALAGTIAHQVTGSNVWDALSSIVIGALLAVVAVLLGRDTKELLIGEAADPAVRVEAVRVLTAEDAVVRVQEVLTMQLGPKNVLVAGRVQFAEELTAREVEVVCTRAEEEMRRRVPSITQVFLDPSAVSASADAAARERLADTEREAAGLLDPGAAASLPQPRTRTGRGLRAGPLG
- a CDS encoding haloacid dehalogenase type II, which produces MSPSELPAELPRPSAVVLDVNETLSDLGAVAARLASVGAGPAVAARFLPAVLRDGFARTVREEPLAFADVAADVLRTELAAEDLDRPLEDAVAHVLGAFDEVVLHPDVAAGLRRFRADGVVTVALTNGGLATCEELLERAGVREDVVHVLSVETVGPWKPHAAAYGHALDVCSLAPEEVLFVAVHPWDLDGAAGAGMRTAYLDRAGTGSYPRHATPPSLTARGLDDLAEQVLGD